In Spirochaetota bacterium, the genomic window CCCTATTCAGTTGTTGCCAATGTTATTAATGTATTGCGGCAATATGATTTTCTCAATGTTGTGTTTATATCTCAGCCACGGGAAGAACAATAATGCCACTTTGCAAAACATTCAATTTACTACTACAGCATATATCCCGATTTCAACAGCACCATCCTTACATTTTTTCATTTATTATCTCATCATGCATAGCAGCATTCACCCTTTTTTTTACAGCACCAATTTATGTTGCGGATATGCCAGAAGTAGCTGATAGCTTAGAGTTTATCAATATTGAAACTGTTACTGCACAATCAAAGCGAATAGCAACAAAAGAAATATCAACCACCACAGGACAGGTTACCCCATCAACTGATAGAGCTGTTGGTCTTTCAGATGAATCTGAAGTCTTTGATATTTCATTTTATCCAAACATCGTTCCTCCCAAGCCAATTGGAGCTTTAAAGAAAATCTATCCCCAGTCAGCTCGTGAAAAGAATGTTGAAGCAAACGTAAACGTTGAAATTGTCATTGCTCCCGATGGCAAAGTTTCCAATGTCCAGATACTATCGATACGTCTATCAAAAGATCTTCCGCCTGAGCAATACAATATATTGAGCAAAGAATTTTCAAAAGCAGCATATTCAATACTTACCCAGGCAAGATTTACGCCACCTATAATTAACGGGCAGCGAGTGGCAATAAAAATGGAATTACCAATGCAATTTAAACTGGAATAAGATATGAAGACAATTAAGAAAACAATACTATTATGGGCGATAGTTACCTGTATAAGCAGCATTGCCTCAGGACAAAATCAATATGCCATACTGGGGAAGATCTATTCACAAGCCACCAAAAAACCAGTTGATTTTGCTACTATAGCCATACCTGAAATTAAACAAAAGTTTTATACAAAAGCAGATGGCTCATATAGCATACAGGTTGAAAAACCAGGTACATATACGCTGATAATCTCATCATCAGGTTTTAAGCCTGTGACCTTAAGCATAACAATAAATGGTGTCATTCAAAAGGATATTGTGCTACAACCTATAGCAATTAAAGGTGCTGCCTTAACTATTACCGGTGAACGTGATATACAAAAAGTATCGCGTTACACACTAACCGTACAGGATTTAAAAGCAGTACCTGCATCATTTGGTGATTCTTTGAATGCATTGACATCATTACCAGGTGTTATACGCACCAGTGGTTTTTTTGGGCCCCTGGTTATCCGTGGCGCTGATCCTAACTTTAATGGTTATTTCATTGATGATATACCCGTTTATAATCCACAACATTTTGGAGCCATTCATTCCATAATCAATAATGATCTGATGAGTGAAATTGACCTGTATTCTTCAAGTTTCCCATCCCCGTATGCAAATTCCATTGGTGCTGTCATATCAATAAATACAATTGACACAGTCAAAGAGTTTGGTGGTTCTGTTGATGTTGGATTAATATCATCAAATATTCTGCTCAAATCACCAGTGACAGAATATAATGAAGAAACAAGCCAGGAAGAAACCAAAGGCTATTGGATAGTATCGGGACGCTATGCATATCTATCATTATTTGTACCTGCAATTTACAAATTGCTTACCGGCGATGAGATTGAATCAGTTCCCGAATACTGGGATTACCAGTTCAAAGGAAAATATTATTTTACACAAACACAATCAATAACATTTCTGTTATTTGGTGCGTATGATTATATAAAATTCATCAATGAATCAACTCCTCCCGAAGAAGTGGATCCATTGCTTGCTTCGTTTGAATTTAAAAATAATTTAGGTTCACATGCACTTGGTGTATATTACCGGTGGCAGCCTGAAAACCGCTTTGAAAACACCATTGTTATGTTTGGCTCATTTACAAACAGTTATAATTACCTTAATATTCCATCTGTGAATGCTGCTGATTGGATAAAAGACCTTCATATCACCTCTAAACCATATATTTATGGCGTAAAAGAAAAAATTAAATTAGAATGGTGGAAGGATCATGCCCAGTTCCGGGGAGCGTTAGAATACACATTATACCATTTCACCAATGATGGATATACGCTGGTTCTTAATGCACCATTATATAATATTCCTGACTTTGGTGATCCCAATGTAGCCTCCAAAATTCCTTTAGGCCAGAAATTTAACAATCATGTAATTGGAGGTTATGCCGAACAAAAATTTATGTTTGGGAGACTGACACTTCTTCCCGGCATACGTACTGACTATCTGACCAAAACAAAACAGCAAACTGTGGACCCTCGCTTTATGGCAAGCTACGAATTCTCCACACAAACCACTGTATCGTATGCTACAGGAAAATATTCAGGTTTTATCCAGACAAATTCCAATTTATTTAACTATCAGCCCAATTTAGCAGGTGCAGGTGATGAATACAAGCCTCAAAGTGCTTATCATAATGCAGTAAGCATTGAACAGAAACTATCGCTTGTAACAATAAAGGCAGAAGTGTTTTATAATCATTTCCAGAACCTGTATCAGGATGACCCAATAAAGGATAGTAACGGTAATGTAATTCAGGAAGGGAAAAGCAGCGGACAACTCCAAGCCCATGGTTTTGAAGTATTGATACGCATTGACCAGGAAGAAAATGCTGATGGTTTGTTTGGATGGATTGATTACACCTATACCAGATCAAAGTTTAAAACAGGTGCATCAATAGATCCTAACAAGGACACATGGTTTCCTTTTGCATACGAGCAGCCACATTCTTTAAAAATGGTAGTTGGATATACATTGGGAAAACATACCATCAGTGCACGTTTCCAGGCTTACAGCGGATTCCCGTATACACCAGTTATTGGCTCTGACGAAAGTCCTGATAGTTCGGGGCGATATGTTCCCATCTATGATTATGATCACCTTCATTCAAAACGATTCCCGTGGGAACACCGTTTAGATGTACGCTACAGTCATAAAACCAATCATGAGTGGGGATATGTTTCATGGTATATTGAAGTTATCAATATTTACAACTATAAGCCAAAAAACGATTTAGCATGGAATTATTACAAACCACATGGTGAAGATAATCCAAAATTAAAAGCTCAGGAGGGATTAAATTTTATTCCCAATTTTGGTGTTGAGGTTAAATTTTAAAATATTTTATTATCAACCACACCACTGCTATAGACGTGATTAATACTATGTTTGAAAGGAGTTAAAATATGAAAAAAATTGCGCCCATACTAATTATTATAGTTACAGCCTTTTTCAATGGTTGTGTAACCCCAATGGGCATGACAGCATCATCAACACCACTGCATAACCGTATAATCGTTGAAAACTTAGGACAGGCAGAGGGCAGTGACTGGTCGTGGTCAATTTTTGGACTGTGGTCGGTGGGAAGACCTGACTTGGATACAGCAATACATAAGGCTATCGCTTCAAAAAATGGTGATGCATTAATAAATGTACGCTGGTATGAAAAACAATACTACTTTGTTCTTTTCAGTGTCACTAAAGTTGTTGTTACCGGCCAGGTAATAAAGACAGCACCTATTGAAACAAAAGAGCAAATAAAACAAAAGAGGTAGCTATGCGACAGTTACTGTACATTCTCTTACTGTGGAGTAGTATTTTTTTTGGATGTGTAACCACCCATCATGTCGCTGGATATGAACCAAATGTGCGCCCATTAAAAGACATTTCATACCAAATAGTTGGGGAAGCTGAATCATTTACCAGCAACTTTAATCTTCTATGGCTATTTAATGTGACACCACTGGCAAATTTTGATAGAGCTATTTCAGATGCCATTAACCAAAAAAACGGCGATGACCTGATTGATGTATCCTGGTATATTGAACGCCAGTACTGGATAGTTGGTACAGTGAATATAATTCACATTAAAGGAAAAGTCATTAAATATACAGAATAAAAATCACGGTGCTTCTATAAGTTGGTTGCTGGTATCATCAGGATTTTTTTTTGCTGTGCCAAACAACCTCACTGCCCAGTATACATACCACGCTCTGAATTTACTCATACCATCTTCTCTGCAAATATCATGCAACAGCTTATCAGCATATTCTTTATATTTCCTTTCTATCTTTTCTTCACGTATAAGCTGATACAGCGCATCATGAACTAAGCTTCCCCGCATAAAATCTTTGGTATCAATAGTAGGACCACTGGGGCCATCCCAGGCATAACCTTTATATATCTCTAACTGCCCATCTTTGCGTAAGGTTACAAAATCTGGCACACCAGTATCATGATCTAATAAAATTGTTGTTTTATACGAGTAATCACGCATCAATTGATACTTGTATTTGTTAAGTTTTCTGTATTGGATCTTATCCATACTAGTATTTAACCTCCTGATTATTTAACCTTTTTTTCTTATTATTTATTTTATAGTATTATCAACCTATATACCAACGAAAGCTGTACTGAAAAAACTGAATACTTCAATCCCGCTGCATCATTAAAAACAGGTGATTTTATTCCTGTTGAAGTATTGATATAATAGGTATCTCCTTTCTGCTCGGGAACATATTCATATACTACATCAAGGGCAATTTTGATAGTATCATTCAGAGAAACAAAACATCCTGCATAAGCATGAAAATAGATAATTCCGTCATAGTCGGCATAAAAATCTATATCATCACCTGGATTGCGGTGCACATGATTGTCTATGTCTTCAGCAAATGCAAATAAACTAACCGACATGCCTGCCAAAATTCCTATTGTTTCTGTTACATTAATTTCTGATGACAATGCTATGTATGGTATATAATATCGCTGTTCATAGATGATCCCAACTCCATAGACAGGAACCTTTGGAGAACCCGGCGGATACTCTAGATAGCCATCTCTAGCCGACATCTTGATAGATTTATATAAAAAACCTATATATGGTTTTAAGCTGAAAGAATCAGTAATTTCACTTTTAAAACCAATGTTACAATTATATGAGGCATATCTTTCACAATAATTATCATGTTTTGAATAATGTGTTTTTACGGTTGGATTATTATCATCTACCCAATCTGAATCATCAATTGTCCCTATTTTATCATTTATGCCACTATGCACCTGAATTTGTGCAAAAAACGAGTTATACCATAGAGCTACTGAAAAGTTATAATACCATAAATAATCAATATTCCAGTTTAATCTGCTCAACAAACGGTGATTATCATATACATATTCACCTATTGTTCCCTGTGAAAAGCCTACTCCAGTTACAGTTTCAAGATGCAAAGAATCGGCATGACAATAAGAATACACAACAAAAATAAAACTTGTGATGCAAAGTATTATCTTTTTATGTGAAGAAATATTTTTCACAATATATTTATTTCTCTATCTGATTAAATTACTATGTTTATAGTTAACCTTTATTTTTTACAATGACTTCATAGTAATGAATGTTTGTAAAATATGCTTAACGTATCACCACATTAAGCCTTTGTTATAAAATTCAGCGCTGCTGGAAATAGTTGAATATACAACTCTTTTCCTGAATAGCAAATTGTTTCTCCATCACAATGTACGGGGAGGCTCCCCTTTTCAGCAACAACTTCAATTTTTGTGGTTCTATCCTGCATTACTTCCTTGCGTTTTGCCTGTGTGCCTCGTATAAAATAAGGTATCATGCCAAAAATCTTAAACTGATTCATAGAACGCACCATACATAAATCCAGTAAACCATCAAAGGGGCTCCCATCAGGGGCAAAATGAAAACCTCCACCCATACGTTTACCATTCATTACGGAAATCTGCAAAGCATCCATAATGGTTTCTTTACTGTTATAGGTCATACGTATTCGGGGAGCTTTATAATAAATAAATATTGTCTGCAATGCAGCAATCAAATATACCATCATGCCCCGCAAAAAGCGTATCCTGCTTGCAACAAATCCGGTAGTGGCATCAAAACCTATACCAATCCCATTGCCAAAATATCTACCTTCAGGATAATCTCCACCTTTGATGAAACCAACATCAATCTTTCGGACATTGAAATCTGCTATTATCTTTATACACTCATCTATATCATTGGGCAACCCCATTCCATAAGCAAAATCATTTCCTGTTCCTACAGGAATCTGCCCCATGGCAGTTTTAGTATACCCCTTTTTACGTGCTACCATCAATCCATTTAACACTTCATTGGCTGTACCATCACCACTGGCAACTACAACAGCACGGTAACTTTTTTTAGCAGCATCCTCTGCTAATTCCGCTGCATGCCATACTTTTTCCGTTAAAACAGTCTCATGTTTTATGTTTAAAGTTTTAAAATCATTCTCAATCCTTTCTATAGACCTGAGTGCCTTCCCCCTGCCAGCTATGGGATTTACTATTAGCAAAATGGTATCTTTTTTAGTCATATAAGCTCCTGATATTTCAGCAAAAAATTATGGAAATTTTATACAGATTTGAATTTATGTCAATTATATTTTTTATGAGGTATTTATAGTGCCAAACTACTTTTTATTGCATTAAATAATTCTTCTAAATCAAACGGCTTTAGCAGCACATAATCAACTATACCAATATAGTTGTTATTCATTGCTAAATAATTTCCTGATACAATAATTACATTTGGTCTGTTGTTCATATATTGAACTTTCTTCAATATATCCCATACTGTCATATCTGGAAGGTGCACATCAAGTAATGCACAATCTACAGATTGATTATCCAGATAATGTAATCCTTCAGCACCGTTCCCTGCATATATTACTTCAGCATTTTTGGCAATCAGTGCTCTTTGCAAAATAGTAGCAAATTCAGGATCATCTTCAACAATCAAAATCTTTTTGCCCAAAAAATCATATTCTGTATAATTTACCGCAACTTCAGAAGCAATTTTATCATCAGTATTAACTGGCAATTGAATTGTAAATGCAGTACCATTGCCAACTGTACTTTCTACGGCTATGGTACCACCATGTTCTTCAATAATACCCAACGCAACAGAAAGCCCCAGTCCTGTACCTGGTATATTGGAATGCCCTAATGGGCCCTTTGTGGTAAAAAAAGGCTCAAATATACGTTGTATATTTTCTTCTTTTATTCCACATCCTGTATCTTTAATAGCTATAGTAACGTATATATCATTCAGGCTGGTACTAATTTCTAATTTTTTCTCTTCTGTATCAATCATTGCATCACGAGCATTCAAAAAGATATTCATAAGCGCTAAGGTTATCTTATTGGCATCTAAAAATAATTCTGGCAGTCTATCTTTATGGTTAACGTCAATAGTAATTCCTGCATCCATGAATTGTGGCTTTATGATACTTACACAATCATTGACTATATCTTCAATATTAACCAGCATCTGTTTTGAAGGTTTTCGATGAGCTAACATTGATAATTGTTCAATAAGATGTGTTGCTCGTTTTACTATCTTCAATATTGTTTTAAGATCTTTTATTCCAGCTGAAGATAACTCTTCCTGGGAAAGCAATAACTCAACTATACCCTGAATACCTGCGTTCATATTATTAAATTCATGGGCAATACCCGATGCCAGCGTTGAAATAGTCATGTTTTTTTCAAGCATTACCAGGTTTTGTCTGTTCTGTATATCATTATCAGTTAAAATATGAAAGAATACAATATCATGTGCAGTTTGTACTGGGATGATACACAGTTCCACCTGTTCTTTTACCGTATTCAGTACCATTATCTGCTTACATCGTTGACTATCAGTTGGAATTTTGTAATCAGCAGCATCCACAGGACAGGCACATGATTTTTGGCATTCCGGGAAGATATCTTTGCAGGATTTTCCAATTATATCAACAGAATGGAATAAACGCTTAGTATGATTATTGATATCAATAATATGCTTTGAAGCATCAACCACAAAAACAGGTGCTTGTATGGTGTTAAGGAGCGTATTATATTCCAAACTGACAGGATTATCCATAATAATAATTACTCGCTGGTAATTTTTTACAGCCCTACTATTAACTAATCAAATTTTAATAGCTATATTCTATAACAAAAATAGTACATTTTTATCACATTATCAAAATTTTAATATAAATATACTTTATGTTAGCT contains:
- a CDS encoding energy transducer TonB; protein product: MPEVADSLEFINIETVTAQSKRIATKEISTTTGQVTPSTDRAVGLSDESEVFDISFYPNIVPPKPIGALKKIYPQSAREKNVEANVNVEIVIAPDGKVSNVQILSIRLSKDLPPEQYNILSKEFSKAAYSILTQARFTPPIINGQRVAIKMELPMQFKLE
- a CDS encoding TonB-dependent receptor, giving the protein MKTIKKTILLWAIVTCISSIASGQNQYAILGKIYSQATKKPVDFATIAIPEIKQKFYTKADGSYSIQVEKPGTYTLIISSSGFKPVTLSITINGVIQKDIVLQPIAIKGAALTITGERDIQKVSRYTLTVQDLKAVPASFGDSLNALTSLPGVIRTSGFFGPLVIRGADPNFNGYFIDDIPVYNPQHFGAIHSIINNDLMSEIDLYSSSFPSPYANSIGAVISINTIDTVKEFGGSVDVGLISSNILLKSPVTEYNEETSQEETKGYWIVSGRYAYLSLFVPAIYKLLTGDEIESVPEYWDYQFKGKYYFTQTQSITFLLFGAYDYIKFINESTPPEEVDPLLASFEFKNNLGSHALGVYYRWQPENRFENTIVMFGSFTNSYNYLNIPSVNAADWIKDLHITSKPYIYGVKEKIKLEWWKDHAQFRGALEYTLYHFTNDGYTLVLNAPLYNIPDFGDPNVASKIPLGQKFNNHVIGGYAEQKFMFGRLTLLPGIRTDYLTKTKQQTVDPRFMASYEFSTQTTVSYATGKYSGFIQTNSNLFNYQPNLAGAGDEYKPQSAYHNAVSIEQKLSLVTIKAEVFYNHFQNLYQDDPIKDSNGNVIQEGKSSGQLQAHGFEVLIRIDQEENADGLFGWIDYTYTRSKFKTGASIDPNKDTWFPFAYEQPHSLKMVVGYTLGKHTISARFQAYSGFPYTPVIGSDESPDSSGRYVPIYDYDHLHSKRFPWEHRLDVRYSHKTNHEWGYVSWYIEVINIYNYKPKNDLAWNYYKPHGEDNPKLKAQEGLNFIPNFGVEVKF
- a CDS encoding DUF1353 domain-containing protein, yielding MDKIQYRKLNKYKYQLMRDYSYKTTILLDHDTGVPDFVTLRKDGQLEIYKGYAWDGPSGPTIDTKDFMRGSLVHDALYQLIREEKIERKYKEYADKLLHDICREDGMSKFRAWYVYWAVRLFGTAKKNPDDTSNQLIEAP
- a CDS encoding omptin family outer membrane protease, encoding MKNISSHKKIILCITSFIFVVYSYCHADSLHLETVTGVGFSQGTIGEYVYDNHRLLSRLNWNIDYLWYYNFSVALWYNSFFAQIQVHSGINDKIGTIDDSDWVDDNNPTVKTHYSKHDNYCERYASYNCNIGFKSEITDSFSLKPYIGFLYKSIKMSARDGYLEYPPGSPKVPVYGVGIIYEQRYYIPYIALSSEINVTETIGILAGMSVSLFAFAEDIDNHVHRNPGDDIDFYADYDGIIYFHAYAGCFVSLNDTIKIALDVVYEYVPEQKGDTYYINTSTGIKSPVFNDAAGLKYSVFSVQLSLVYRLIIL
- a CDS encoding diacylglycerol kinase family protein, which gives rise to MTKKDTILLIVNPIAGRGKALRSIERIENDFKTLNIKHETVLTEKVWHAAELAEDAAKKSYRAVVVASGDGTANEVLNGLMVARKKGYTKTAMGQIPVGTGNDFAYGMGLPNDIDECIKIIADFNVRKIDVGFIKGGDYPEGRYFGNGIGIGFDATTGFVASRIRFLRGMMVYLIAALQTIFIYYKAPRIRMTYNSKETIMDALQISVMNGKRMGGGFHFAPDGSPFDGLLDLCMVRSMNQFKIFGMIPYFIRGTQAKRKEVMQDRTTKIEVVAEKGSLPVHCDGETICYSGKELYIQLFPAALNFITKA
- a CDS encoding ATP-binding protein, which gives rise to MDNPVSLEYNTLLNTIQAPVFVVDASKHIIDINNHTKRLFHSVDIIGKSCKDIFPECQKSCACPVDAADYKIPTDSQRCKQIMVLNTVKEQVELCIIPVQTAHDIVFFHILTDNDIQNRQNLVMLEKNMTISTLASGIAHEFNNMNAGIQGIVELLLSQEELSSAGIKDLKTILKIVKRATHLIEQLSMLAHRKPSKQMLVNIEDIVNDCVSIIKPQFMDAGITIDVNHKDRLPELFLDANKITLALMNIFLNARDAMIDTEEKKLEISTSLNDIYVTIAIKDTGCGIKEENIQRIFEPFFTTKGPLGHSNIPGTGLGLSVALGIIEEHGGTIAVESTVGNGTAFTIQLPVNTDDKIASEVAVNYTEYDFLGKKILIVEDDPEFATILQRALIAKNAEVIYAGNGAEGLHYLDNQSVDCALLDVHLPDMTVWDILKKVQYMNNRPNVIIVSGNYLAMNNNYIGIVDYVLLKPFDLEELFNAIKSSLAL